Below is a genomic region from Prunus persica cultivar Lovell chromosome G3, Prunus_persica_NCBIv2, whole genome shotgun sequence.
aagatgtataaatagctgggtaaaagctatataatgtgtcataaagcttaatcccttttaaccaaaatccgttgagaggattgatattgcatagagcaagtccctaaaggacatgtgcttgaagcacaaaatttgtactcaatattaatatgcataaattacctcagtgagtacattgattataatgtgattgcaacacattaaagcttctgcagaattcatgaaatatttgtctcgatcgagcattgtgccaacgagattcttgcttatactaagaaagtattaaagtatttttatgaggattatccgttggacactttaatgattttccggaagtatattggaccggacatcatattttccagatagggctcaactccatcaccatcattttgggatgatgtgaggtatatttgatgctatctaagcataacaccatatacaggcatattttttagtgaacttataaatagcccaagtgttctaagatatgcggactcagaaaatctctatggtcgcttactggaaaaagctagtcatgaagttttcagggggagatattcatcagggggagcatggtattaataaagaccttcatacactaTTGACTCACagcagcagtgtcaactatgatattcagacagatgatcaacagtatggcttaaagatattttgccaagcatcagggggagcgtgctgtcAATACAGACCCttacacactgtactctttttccttcgtccagatttttatcccactgggtttttcctggcaaggttttaacgaggcagtgtcgcacgcgcgtcaatatacacagaattttgtGTTACAcgtgattatgtactctttttcccttcgactagtttttgtcccactgggtttttactggcaaggtttttaacgaggcatattccatatcatttgtggtctccaagggggagtgttgtaaaagtttgaaggtggagcccacagaggaagtttccttgcatcttccaggaactttcccttccctgtatttatcaattcaggaagtttccttgcatcttccaggaactttccttccctgtatttatcaattcaggaagttttcgtgcatcttccaggaaccttcccttccctgtattttgcCTTAAcattagcctataaataggcataccAATTGTAAAGGGGAGTGTGACCaacggagaaaagaaagaaaggggagaagagaaaaagaagagagaagaagaagagaaaagaagaaagaaaagaagagaaaaagaagaaagagagagaaaattcagtgagcctcacatattgtaaactctaaagttgtagccctattattttatatagtgaaaaagttactgctgctgctctccgaggacgtaggcatagccgaacctcgttaaatgctgtgtctcatctactttacgtgcagctcaatattcatacatattccaggttatttttataacaataaCAGATATTATCGAAATCggatattatttatataaaaaattgttttggtaAGGAGTTTACCGATTCGAACCAACGGAAAATACACAAATCtcgactttttttttgtttatttagcattttcttttttatgtctCCACTCCATTCAGGCTCTCTTCTGAACCACTGTAAGACTTTTCGTGCACTTTTTGGttcaattaaacaaaaaaccagTAAAAAATACTATTTGATTAAATAGACTTGTCTCCACTTTGACAAGTGTTTCCACGGAGGTGTTTGATGAAGGAAGTTGatgttccaccccaaaaccaattggcaatcgGGGGGAGTAgctcaactccttataaacccagactaggtcccttaacatttcaatatgggacaaacactctcaacatTTGATACATGCTtcatcaaaaaaagaaaaaagaaaaagagttgcCTCTTGTGTGACTCAAAAGAGATAACAGATAAGTATTAAGTACCCACTGAATATTTTTTGGTTCGTCTAATTCatggataataataaaaatatttggtcAATTGGGGTTAGCCTAGTAAAAAAAGACCTTAACTTGTAGACTAATGATGAAACCTTCATAGCATCGTGGTTAGTGTGTGGGGAAaacttttctctctttgtatTTGGATTAagattatcgcttgtattttaaaaaaataaactcccAAAATCTACTATATATCTTTACAGTACGTTAATAGTACACCAGAAGTCTTCTATAAAAGCTTGAGTGGTTATCCAACTTCCaagtaagaaaaaaagagaccCTAAGGAGAGATGGATAGAAATAGCATGTTGGTGGTTGTTGTGGTTGTGATTTTGACAATTATGCTTTTGCGGGTTGCGGGTGAAGCCAATGATCCTATTCCCTCTTCCATTCCATTTccatacaacaacaaaagtttAGCTTCCAAACACGGCGGAGATCAACATAATTCTGTCCCTATAAACATGCAttgtttaaaaattttggctcCTCTTCGTTGTTTAGCTTTaagtcctcttttttttttttttttttggttatttagCTTTAAGCCCTCCATTTCTGGGTTATAGTACAGACCCCATTTACGGCCTAAGAATAATAAATTTCTGAGTTGTAGGGAGTTTTTACtaagttttccttttcttacaCTAAAAATGGAATATTTACAAATggccaaagaacaaaaacaaaacaaaaaagcaaaaactagAAGGAAGCATTACACACAAGTCATGGTTCCAGATACATGATTGGAAAAGCAGTAGATACATGATTGGAAAAGCGGTAGGAGCAAGCAACACAATGACGAACATCAACTTCCACACTACAAAAGTTGTTTCTATTTGTTGCTAATGCTAATTTGATATCACCAACATGAATCATTTCTTCAACCCTTCGACTGAGAAGCAATTCCTGTTTGATTGTGTGAGgtttcccaatttttcccaTCATAATACTTAACCTCAATATGGGTTAGTGTTCCAGGATCAACACACGTAAATGTGATGGAAACGCCATCAGGGTTGGAGCGTGGATAATAAAATGAAGTTATCCCACAAACCTTACAAAACTTATGCTTCGCCGTATGAGTACCGAAGCTGTAAGTAGTAAGAAACTGTTCAGAATCACCCAAAAGCTCAAATCTGTCAGCAGGGACAATAAAATGAGTGTTGCCCCTCATAGAGCAATTCGAGCAGTTGCAACTCCAAGCCACAACTCCGGTAGGCGCTTGCACTCGCCATCTTACTTTCTTGCAATGGCACCCACCTTCATGCGCTACCATCTCAGAGTCCATGCCTCAAGATTCTAATTCTTCAACAGGGCCAATGACTAGGATTACCTCTTCTAATTTATAAATGCACCCGCTCTGACCTGTCAAGAAACAGAACATCAGaaaattttgttgtaaaatGGAACCCACATCTGCAATTGCAATTTCCAGTTCATTCAAGTTGATCTTATTCTAGTTTCCTCCTGTTcaatttcttcctttctccttttccaTTCTGAATAAGAAGACAGTTGATATTTCAAAGATAAAAGCAATAATTAGATAGATTTTAAAGGGTTAACAACAACATGATGGCGCACCTTTCTAGCACACACCCTTGATTTTTAAAGACCATTTCTATACTGTACTTGATTATATGATCACCTGAGTTCCTCACCCAAACATCCTCCTTGGCCAGAACTCACTTATCAAGCCCACCTTCTACATCACTAAGCCATAGCTGATCAGCCACTTGCACTACTTCTCATCCAATGGCAAAATGCTTTGTCACTGAACTCCTTAAACGGATCAGACAACTAACATACTAATCCAGAGATTAAAAATTCACAGTTGGATGATTCAATGGTTCATGAACCATGTGATTACATCCAACCTACCAACCTATCACACTTGGATGGACCATGGCCAACTAGTTCTTGGAATGCACCCAACCAAACACACGAAActtaaagaggagagaaatagaagagaaagaaTGAGGAAGGAACAGAGGTGGAAGACGAAAAGGAAGATTATGGTTAACTCAAAAATCCAGTCTACCTTCAACACAAAATGCTAAGTTACTACTAAGATCTGGATAAGGAGGCCCCAAACAAACTTCGATTaggaaatgaaattaaaaaaacacacatcAAATTAAAGATTAACTCCATCAATTCTCTTTCATGGAGGCCTAGAGTGTCAAAATGTGGCTCACACAAGAAATAAATATCTTCTTAGAATGCTTTCCAAGAATTGGCTTTTCCTAATGACTGATCCTGATATCAAAAAAGTCAAATGGAGGGAAGGGCATAAAGAACACCCGTTTCTCCTTAAAGCTAAGACCATCAAACAAGAATTGTATAAAACTACTGAGGATAATCATAGAACTAGAGCTTGACTTGTACTGGGAGGGATTAAATTCACAAGAAAAGGAACATGCTTTTACCACAAATATAGCTCCCAACTTCCCCAAACTGTCTTAACATGCCCAACCTTTTATTTGGGTAAATTAATATGACGCTAGGTTTATAGAAGGAGAATCTGCAGAGGGCAGTGGAGAAGACAATATTctacttgttttattttattttaaattgtattgTGTATAGAGGAAATATAAACTAGAACATCCAAACTGAAATCGGTGCTTAGATACACttctcaaaaaaaatcaattatacaaccgagagagagagagagagagagagagatgacaGATTTTCAATGCAACAGGTTGTGAAGCAGAAAATGATAAAGGAAACCCAGAAATTACCTTACGGGACCAAAGGGAGAGTCAGTTTCAGCCTTCAGCTTTGTTAACTAAATGACGACAGACACAGACAGCCAAGGTGCTGGTGTTTATGATGGTGTGCATTAGTGTAATGGTTAACAAGAAACGTCGTCGttatgaagtttttttttctctaaaaatGTCTCAAATCAgtgagtgttgtaaataattaggtgtggagcccacatgttcCTTAGGTTTTGCCTACAAAAGGGTTCATCCCTTCATTGTAATTGAGAAACACAGAAATATGAATACAGAAGAGGAACCAATCCAAGTTTTCCTCTGATTCTAAATTCTCTCCAATTCCTCTtaatttataacacgttatcagcacgaattcgCTCAAACAATATCAGCTGAATTATCTGATGAAATCCAGATCTCTCATTccatctccctctctctctgcgcCAATCAGAGTcaacaaatttaatttcaaacacCCAAACCAGACTTTTACAACTCTAAGTTTCTGAGCTCTGCTGCTACTGCTTGGAGCATCAGAGATTTTTGCAAGGCCAGAAATGACAAAGGGTTTACCAACGGCCTCGGCATGCCCATGGTAGCCAAATCAGACCTCTCCCAACTAGCCCTTTCTTGCTTGGCACTCTCCAAACTCTCTCCACAGCGCCAAAGCCATGGGTGTGAAGCCCAGGCAAGAAGACCCTCCACCATCCTCTGCCAGTGTAGAAACAGTAGAAGAAATAATGAAACTCTACAAGTCCCCGCCGCCACCGCTTCCTCCTCGGCATGACAGGCAGAAAAGTACTCCCCGACGGAAGCGGCGACACCAAGAACCTCAAGCTACTACACCTTTTCCGATGACCTCCGGGGGCCGTAATTACTGAAACAATGGCTGCTAGCATCGCACAGATGATCAACTCCAAAACCTCCTCCGTAGCATCGCACAgagaaaaatcatatttacGAATTTGGATCGGAAACACGTGGTGAAGGCGTTGGATCGTCTGGGAGTGAGAGACTGCTTTGAGCAGATCATATGCTTCGAGACGATGAACCCGAACCTGCCGAGTTCGACTCGGCCTAACGAGTTTCCGGAGGAGCTGGCCATCTTTGGCGAGTTCCCACAACTGGTGTGTGCTTGAACATCAATCCTATATCAGAATCTAGTGCATGCCAATGGTGGGCCGCCGCCATGGAGGAACGCCGTCACTCACGACGACCCTACCACGTCCTCCAGCCAGAACTGGATTCTGTAGGACGTCATCGAGGCCGAGGTCCACCATTGATCCACGATCGGATCCGTTCAAGATCTCACCGAATTCGGATACAATACAAAGccgaaagagaaagaaagagctctctctttctctctctctctctctctctctctttctctctctctctctctgtctgcaGGTTTGAAAAGTGAGGGGAAAAGAGAGAGGTGGAATCTGAGAAAGCGGGCACGCGtgctgcttttgttttgtcGTTTTGTAGTGATGGAAAGTTTGGGGCTTTGAGTTTTTGAGTTGGCTAGCTGGGTACTTTCCTTCCTTTGGTGAATTAGACGGGTGAGCTTTGGTTGAAGGGTCCCACCATCATGAAAGtgaaagaagaacaaaaacaaaggtcCTCTGCTTCCTTATCTTTCAATTACTTTAGTATTATCCTATACTATTTAACTTGCTCTACAGGTGGAAAGGCAGTAGCAAGCTTGATatccatcttttttttttttgcacatTTTATACTATATAACTAATATATCAGTATAACAATATTACACTATTTGATCGTGGTGTTGATAAGAACCCACAAataattgcctttacttttatttaaatgtatggagcagaattagtgcccatacatttattatatttactgtatggtgtaggtttattacccatacagcagtatttatttaaaagggtggtgcggatttatcgtccacgcctttacttttatttaaatgtatggagcagaattagtgcccatacaagcacctttactttatcgcaaatttacttttacttaaagtatgatgtgaaattaaccctcatactttatgaatttactttaccgcacatttaattttatttaagatatggtgcggaattaactTCCATATagcaagtaatttattttatctcacatttacttttacttaaagtatgatgaggaattaaccctcatactttatgaatttactttaccgcacatttacttttacttaaagtatgatgaggaattaaccctcatactttatgaatttactttaccgcacatttacatttatttaaagtatggtgcgggtttatcgtccataccagtaatttatttatcagcaatttattttatggattaattgtgctgtatgatgagtttttacagtatacagattaggaccagaagttccttgatcctcatcatacaattacatcaggacttgaagatccttgatgatgatgttaatataagagctggcagtctctccggtactatatttgtaaacatatgattggacttgagggtccttgatccctgacatgtaaataaggacctggggttccttaatgatgtaacagtactgTATTgtttcataatgccgtacacatggatgataactgtactggcaaatgtactgtccacatgaatagatacgtattcatgacttgatgaatagtaccggatatatgaatagtgacgtatacataaatattaaccattttgggtaaaccatcactatattcaaaaagggaacctgcagtcccttaaactcatgaatgagcaattaaatgagatgccagaagttcctcaagatatggacaattatgtaaggacttgaagtccagaaacatgtacagaaaattgtaaaaatgtccataccatgagaatatgtgattttggcttgaggttcaaaatctaacagtgttgagaacctgaagttccaacaattaaatggacaactcttgaggtattattgcaaatagtggtacgccacatatttctttggcataagaaaatgatgaatttaataaaattcgattctgttataatcgacacctcaagtaagaaatatattttgtgaattccggttgttaagaatacaccgtgaaatggataatatcaatataaatctcaaatgatgaattgaggctccccacatattttgatatatctggggcggaagcacatggattcaaatatatgagaaatcccgaatttgagattgtgggtatatagtagttaatgctcttcactactatattgcgatattatcgtagcttttactcaattcatatttcatgtccatttgaaaagggtgaATAAATTCTGATATTTGTGTTTAGctcaggccaaaagttccatacgttgaaatatgaaatttgggagagtcgatgtggttatttgaacctataaggcacaaggttccaaaccgtcattttgaaaagacgtaaaaaccacaggtgcaagtttaagaatatgcgcaattattataacaggaacatacaacagatagattttttccacctgcaatgaaggtgcaggccctgtaaaatctataaaattacattatgttctggaagcctctgaaggaagaggacgacgcctcttaagcttagccacgagcctctcgtggtctcccaaaattctttcattggagacctgcagcatgtctagccttctcagtgtatcaacagaatacgaactcaccagtttcaacaaggcattattctcttctttaagtttctcaacctcctgttgagactcatgaagcattctttggagagacgaattttcagttgttaaaatctgaacctcgtttgctctagcacgcaaacgatcagccatgttagaaacagaagcagcactctgaatgctaaaagccattgagtcatcaatagcctattcctctgatctccctgttaacagcatttcatccattggagtaatgaaattcctagctactatgacagcagtagcatcattcatcatcatagaatcattaactgtgagatgacgatttttggatacaaaggatggacgccagaCTTTTGCATCACTGGctgttgtgggagtatcatttaaattgaaataatttaggcatgaagaagaggaagccattttaagaaggtttcgaagaaagtcttaagaaaactaaagtttcagaaaatgaaggaagttgagttgaaacgcagttgctccaatcaagttttgcaaaggcaatatctataggaggaaatatggctacagttttttcaggatcccaacttttcggatccccatattctctttttctttcccagattccaaaacttcacgtggcctccattaatgtttgtcggcactttcggcgttttcaaaatattattttcgtcaaaagccgatcttgctttacggatttcacggagctattttttcaaaagtaccccgagaatctcgcaattttcctatggttaatttgaaattcaccggttctacctattcctcttatttgtgtataaatgtgttactaacgaaattttctttgcagaagacatccagttttctccacacctagtgatgcgatatctatttgtttttcttatcagtgagcacttaatatgcccgagaagcaagactatctctgatcatccattcaggaagcgatcctgatcacgtttccgccacatcagggaactgtgaaggcaaccttatgctctaatctccggaagttcttctaaactagaagaaatgagagctggttgtttgctcccaccagcttccttccttgattgctgagcttgttgtctgctcccaccagcttccttccttgattgcttaccttctcttgcaatcaatatcacattatttttgcattttttctctttttataactctctgttcataagagattttatttctttagaatgaacatctgaagaaagaatctatggagtgatcctaactctgagggttatttgtttttgacatagaaaagagttgtgattttgctcttgcaggatataactagatcagcaagcgctacattatatttactgggccgatacgagcttgaatgatacttgagaaaagtttctcccacctaaggatgtaagcaatacttgtgttattttatgcttatatacttatttgatattttatcttgaaaggtaaccaaatatggagataagtctgttccaaaagaatggcttgtatgtatccacgaatttttaatgcaaattttacagattgcaagttggatacattgataatacactgcacagattaaagtctcataagaacagaatatgggtatagcagtgatcaatatgatgcacgcctgttgcgtagcaaatgatgtggattgaagtcccgaaaggacaatcctttgacatgtcaatattgatattatgcacgcctaatgcgtagcaaattatatgggttaaagtcccataatatgggttaaggtcccagaaattaattgacatgtatgtattaatctgtggcatgccttcagcatgacaaatatatgggttctaaatgttccaactccctaaatggagattatccacgccctactgctaaataacgctccaatggaggttataatccacattctcacataataaaagccccatgaagtggcttgggtacccaaaagcaaagaaatgcttataattgatgcatgtgcatgcacatgagaatggtgggatcatgaattgatgaatgacaatttttgatcatgaattgatgaatgacaatttttgattttggagtagctactcaaatcatcaatgggctgtgttgattggaaccacgttcaattattaaatgtcgacaatattattggccaaaatggaatgaggtaattccattatagatgagaatgaacgtgaaagaacaaacccacagtacgaaccccaaaagatgttaatactgaaatttatacttgggtgttcggaataaaagggaatatacctactttgtatgacacactgtttctggcagaaacaaggaatgttgggttttctccatatttacagattcaattgtgcccccccttattacacaattacggagaccaacatattatctttaagggttattaaatgcacggagcatatcgccagaagcgatttcctaaagatatataaatagctgggtaaaagctatataatgtgtcataaagtttaatcccctttagacaaaatccgtttgagaggattgacattgcataaagcaagtccctaaaggacatgtgcttgaagcacaaaatttgtactcaatattaatatgcataatttacctcagtgagtacattgattataatgtgattgcaacacattaaagcttctgcagaattcatgaaatatttgccttgatcgagcattatgccaacgagattcttgcttatactaagagagtctatccgttggtccttaaatatttttccggaagtatactaaaccagatagagctcagctccatcaccaccactttaGGATGGCTAGtcataaatttttcagggggagcttagttttaataaagaccttcatacactgtactctttttcctttatccaggtttttatcccactggatttttcctggtaaggttttaacgaggcagtgtcgctcaagattgactcacagaagcagtgtcaactacgatattcagaaagttgatcaacagtatgacttaaagatattttgccgagcatcagggggagcgtgctatcaataaagatcttcaaacactgtactctttttccttcgtccaggtttttatcccactgggtttttcctggcaaggttttaacgaggcagtgtcacacgcgcg
It encodes:
- the LOC18781832 gene encoding centromere protein V; translation: MDSEMVAHEGGCHCKKVRWRVQAPTGVVAWSCNCSNCSMRGNTHFIVPADRFELLGDSEQFLTTYSFGTHTAKHKFCKVCGITSFYYPRSNPDGVSITFTCVDPGTLTHIEVKYYDGKNWETSHNQTGIASQSKG